In the genome of Pelagicoccus sp. SDUM812003, one region contains:
- a CDS encoding AAA family ATPase, whose product MITIKTWNIDQLCEYEPQPGYNLIGEGVLTKGSTMVIAGPPGVGKSLATSQLALSGVTGEPFFGLEIKHPYNTLLLQSENSLARLSREARALPDRDDYGNRILYAERPARGFRFSDHNFVANLQRIIQDASVGVVVIDPLNSVCPNLSLEGFLECFAVIRQAVGVGDDAPALLFIHHTRKSLGSGGALQHDVSGSYAISSVARSVFCLLPVGDSVSWSCAMLNDAQKPATSYWRINDLRFEPIEMEEVASAKDPQDTAKKDILSMLSKGPMTRKELLIALQGRLDIGRTTLYKYVAEMVEDGRVVDDKGSLSILLKDDETIRPSEKPKREDRTDESKGEDVSDLGLPSDVRPPKTPKATGRTDDSLGSDQDTDQLGLGL is encoded by the coding sequence ATGATTACTATAAAGACATGGAACATCGACCAACTCTGTGAATACGAACCTCAGCCAGGTTATAACCTGATCGGTGAGGGCGTCTTAACCAAGGGCTCCACTATGGTGATTGCCGGTCCGCCCGGTGTTGGCAAGTCGCTCGCGACTAGCCAGCTCGCGCTGTCCGGCGTGACCGGAGAGCCCTTTTTCGGTTTGGAAATCAAACACCCCTACAACACCTTGTTACTGCAGAGCGAAAACAGCTTGGCTCGACTGAGTCGTGAGGCTAGGGCTCTGCCTGACAGGGACGACTACGGAAATCGCATCCTCTACGCTGAGCGTCCAGCCAGGGGATTTCGGTTCTCCGATCACAATTTTGTAGCGAACCTCCAGAGGATAATCCAGGACGCGTCGGTGGGTGTCGTTGTCATCGATCCGCTTAATTCCGTTTGTCCGAACCTCTCGCTTGAAGGATTCCTCGAGTGTTTTGCAGTCATACGCCAGGCTGTTGGAGTGGGAGACGATGCCCCGGCTTTGCTCTTTATCCATCATACGCGAAAGAGCCTCGGTAGTGGAGGTGCCCTCCAACACGATGTATCAGGATCATACGCCATTAGCAGCGTAGCCCGCTCTGTCTTCTGCCTGTTGCCGGTTGGCGATTCCGTATCATGGAGTTGTGCAATGCTAAACGACGCCCAGAAACCTGCGACCTCCTATTGGCGTATAAATGATCTGAGGTTCGAGCCGATCGAGATGGAGGAAGTTGCCTCCGCAAAGGATCCTCAGGACACTGCGAAAAAGGATATCCTCTCGATGCTTAGCAAAGGGCCGATGACACGTAAAGAGCTCCTAATAGCGCTACAGGGTAGGCTGGATATCGGACGGACCACGCTTTATAAATACGTCGCTGAGATGGTCGAGGATGGGCGGGTTGTAGACGATAAGGGTAGTCTGTCTATCTTACTGAAAGATGACGAGACGATCCGTCCGTCCGAAAAGCCTAAGCGAGAGGACCGGACGGACGAATCAAAGGGTGAAGACGTATCCGATCTCGGACTACCCTCCGACGTCCGTCCGCCGAAAACTCCTAAGGCCACTGGACGGACGGACGACTCGTTAGGGTCTGATCAGGATACTGATCAGCTAGGCCTCGGACTGTAG
- a CDS encoding DUF4007 family protein, which translates to MIQTKPQPRYSGHETFVCRYAWLPKVVGALSGKDNGALFKDEDEAMVRLGIGKNMVRSAKFWAEAAQIITDSPEGHRLTPFGERLLGREGHDQYFEQLETLWLIHWKIATNSKRPLYHWDQMLNHWHRSEFSESEAKIFLERGLPPEQAKRSKRTLSDGLRVFINSYVQAKGKKGEIGEDNLDCPLVELDLLRWSGDRINSDNQRESIYSFNIEDKPSISSELIAYCINDLWSSSHHRASSSLGFRIVSTEESSPGQVFKLPEASIRAHLDALSSVTRGAIVFEESQSMQQIWRRGNVSEMDLLDAIFADYQ; encoded by the coding sequence ATGATTCAAACCAAACCACAACCCCGCTACTCAGGGCACGAGACCTTCGTTTGTCGTTACGCCTGGCTACCTAAAGTGGTAGGTGCGTTGAGCGGCAAAGACAACGGCGCGCTTTTCAAAGACGAGGACGAAGCAATGGTTCGCCTCGGAATCGGCAAGAACATGGTTCGCTCTGCGAAATTCTGGGCAGAGGCTGCACAGATCATCACCGATTCCCCTGAAGGCCACCGCCTAACACCGTTCGGAGAGAGGTTGCTCGGCAGAGAGGGACACGATCAGTATTTCGAGCAGCTCGAAACACTATGGCTTATCCATTGGAAGATCGCGACCAATTCCAAGCGCCCCCTCTATCATTGGGATCAAATGCTCAACCACTGGCATCGCTCAGAGTTTAGCGAGTCTGAAGCTAAAATATTCCTAGAACGTGGGCTGCCTCCCGAGCAAGCCAAGCGATCAAAGCGAACGCTATCTGACGGTCTAAGAGTATTTATAAACTCCTACGTCCAAGCAAAAGGAAAGAAAGGTGAGATCGGCGAGGACAACCTAGATTGCCCGCTCGTCGAACTGGATCTGCTCCGATGGTCAGGCGACCGGATCAATAGCGACAATCAGCGAGAGTCCATTTATTCTTTCAACATCGAGGATAAGCCTTCGATTTCTTCAGAGCTGATAGCCTATTGCATCAATGACCTCTGGTCGAGCAGCCATCACCGAGCGAGTTCTTCTTTAGGATTTCGAATCGTATCGACTGAAGAGAGTAGCCCTGGGCAGGTATTCAAACTGCCGGAGGCTAGCATTCGGGCACATCTGGATGCTTTATCCTCAGTAACCAGAGGCGCTATCGTTTTCGAAGAATCTCAATCTATGCAGCAAATCTGGAGACGCGGAAACGTCTCTGAAATGGACCTTCTTGACGCAATTTTCGCCGACTACCAATGA